One Rhodococcus sp. P1Y DNA window includes the following coding sequences:
- a CDS encoding crotonase/enoyl-CoA hydratase family protein, with protein sequence MTERNWNAFSLEISDHIATVTLLGPGKGNAMGPDFWTECPQLFTQLDADPEVRAILLLGSGKNFTYGLDLAAMGGEFAPLMADKALAGPRTVFHDTIKRMQLAANAVADCRKPVVAAVHGWCIGGGLDLISAADIRYASADAKFSVREVKVAIVADMGSLARLPAIIGDGHLRELALTGRTSTPLAPRRSASSTTCSKVTTRCSPGTRDGGRHRCEPPLVVHGVKAVLDHTRSAAVNDSLRFVAAWNAAFLASNDLTEAITSVFEKRPADFSGS encoded by the coding sequence ATGACGGAACGCAACTGGAACGCATTCTCGCTGGAGATCTCCGACCACATCGCGACAGTGACGCTGCTCGGTCCGGGTAAGGGCAATGCGATGGGTCCGGATTTCTGGACCGAATGTCCGCAGTTGTTCACCCAGCTCGATGCCGACCCCGAGGTGCGGGCGATCCTGCTCCTGGGATCCGGGAAGAACTTCACCTACGGACTCGACCTGGCCGCGATGGGCGGTGAGTTCGCGCCACTGATGGCAGACAAAGCGCTCGCCGGACCGCGCACCGTGTTCCACGACACGATCAAGCGCATGCAGCTCGCAGCCAATGCCGTTGCCGATTGCCGCAAGCCCGTCGTCGCGGCAGTGCACGGGTGGTGCATCGGCGGTGGCCTCGATCTGATCAGCGCGGCGGACATCCGCTACGCCAGCGCAGATGCAAAGTTCAGCGTCCGTGAGGTCAAGGTTGCCATCGTCGCCGACATGGGATCGCTTGCCCGACTGCCGGCGATCATCGGCGACGGTCACCTGCGCGAACTGGCTTTGACGGGCAGGACATCGACGCCGCTCGCGCCGAGAAGATCGGCCTCGTCAACGACGTGTTCGAAAGTTACGACGCGCTGCTCGCCGGGCACGCGCGACGGCGGCAGACATCGCTGCGAACCTCCACTCGTAGTCCACGGCGTCAAAGCTGTCCTCGATCACACCAGGTCTGCGGCAGTGAACGACAGCCTGCGTTTCGTCGCTGCATGGAATGCCGCGTTCCTCGCTTCGAACGATCTGACCGAGGCCATCACATCCGTCTTCGAGAAGCGTCCTGCCGACTTCAGTGGTAGCTGA
- a CDS encoding MarR family winged helix-turn-helix transcriptional regulator, with the protein MTDIDTDTAEQLGSQLVRLQRIRERKLAQLSSESGGVEGAAFVCLFRLLRDGPMRSSELATLVNSDPSTVSRQVAQLVEHGHVERMRDEKDGRAYVLAVTDSGRDVADRMHRIRTAHLGLVIEEWSQDDRAALVNLLDRFPTDFERVRPGT; encoded by the coding sequence GTGACAGATATCGACACCGACACCGCCGAGCAGCTCGGCTCGCAACTCGTTCGGTTGCAACGCATCCGTGAGCGCAAATTGGCTCAGCTCTCCTCCGAATCCGGGGGCGTGGAAGGGGCCGCGTTCGTATGCTTGTTCCGGCTGTTGCGCGATGGCCCGATGCGATCGAGTGAGCTCGCGACACTGGTCAATTCGGATCCCTCGACAGTCAGCCGCCAAGTGGCTCAGCTCGTCGAACACGGGCACGTGGAACGTATGCGCGACGAGAAGGACGGTCGTGCCTACGTTCTCGCGGTCACCGACTCGGGACGCGACGTTGCCGACCGTATGCACCGGATACGCACCGCTCACCTCGGATTGGTGATCGAGGAATGGTCACAGGATGACCGTGCGGCGTTGGTGAACCTGTTGGACCGCTTCCCGACCGATTTCGAGCGTGTCCGGCCGGGCACGTAA
- a CDS encoding Nramp family divalent metal transporter — MRTSEPPAFGSGKRKAFLSTITMAGPAFIAGAWQFGPGNLASAVEAGSKYSYSLIWVIVLSTVFMLVFADMSVRLGIRTPKSMISSVKDVLGHKVGVAAGFGVFIITLCFSVGNAVGSGLGLSMVFGGSPLIWSAVCTAFVGLILLFRNVYRTVERVLLVIVGLLGATFIISAVISKPDWYEAVNGVVPSIPPGGHCSSSPLSAPTSLNAAFFTSYGTHERGRTRTVQADDHRRHHPRHHRPGIMTSLVIIVAAAVLGRQNAEAQTLVGLAKIFEPIAGPVGSTIFALGLSGAAFSAMVANATAGG; from the coding sequence GTGCGAACTTCGGAACCCCCGGCATTCGGCTCCGGCAAGCGGAAAGCCTTCCTGAGCACCATCACGATGGCCGGGCCCGCTTTCATCGCAGGCGCATGGCAATTCGGCCCCGGCAACCTCGCCAGCGCCGTCGAAGCCGGCAGCAAATACAGCTACAGCCTTATTTGGGTCATCGTGCTCTCGACGGTGTTCATGCTGGTTTTTGCGGACATGAGTGTCCGGCTCGGAATCCGCACCCCGAAATCGATGATCAGCTCCGTCAAAGATGTCCTCGGCCACAAGGTCGGCGTCGCAGCGGGATTCGGCGTCTTCATCATCACGCTGTGCTTCTCGGTGGGTAACGCGGTCGGCTCCGGCCTCGGGCTCTCGATGGTCTTCGGCGGATCACCACTGATCTGGTCGGCGGTGTGTACTGCATTCGTCGGCTTGATCTTGTTGTTCCGCAACGTCTATCGCACTGTTGAACGCGTCCTGTTGGTCATCGTCGGACTCCTCGGTGCCACGTTCATCATCAGCGCCGTCATCTCCAAGCCAGACTGGTACGAAGCGGTCAACGGCGTCGTCCCCAGTATCCCGCCGGGAGGACACTGCTCGTCGTCGCCCTTGTCGGCACCAACTTCGCTCAACGCCGCCTTCTTCACCTCGTACGGCACACATGAACGCGGCCGCACCCGTACAGTACAAGCAGACGACCATCGCAGACACCATCCCCGGCATCATCGCCCCGGAATCATGACGTCTCTGGTGATCATCGTGGCCGCGGCTGTGCTCGGTCGACAGAATGCCGAAGCGCAGACACTCGTCGGCCTGGCCAAGATCTTCGAGCCCATCGCCGGACCTGTCGGATCGACCATCTTCGCCCTCGGCCTGTCCGGTGCCGCTTTCTCCGCCATGGTCGCCAACGCCACCGCCGGCGGCTGA
- a CDS encoding LacI family DNA-binding transcriptional regulator, whose amino-acid sequence MREIAEQLGYRRNTFASNLRRGATATIGVLVPRLSDTVMALMFEAIDRAAGKDGYHAIVATSGDDPTDEWNAAQSLLERNVDGVVLATSRTDDPLPHHLRENGIPHVLVLRTDGKSPSSIGDDETGGYLAVRHLIDLGHTDIAILPARSSRRVPSAV is encoded by the coding sequence GTGCGTGAGATTGCCGAACAACTCGGCTATCGACGCAACACCTTCGCGTCGAATTTGCGGCGAGGTGCAACAGCGACTATCGGGGTGCTGGTGCCGCGACTGTCCGACACAGTGATGGCACTGATGTTCGAGGCCATCGACCGGGCTGCAGGGAAGGACGGTTACCACGCCATCGTCGCGACAAGTGGCGACGATCCCACGGACGAATGGAACGCTGCGCAATCGCTGCTGGAACGCAATGTGGACGGTGTCGTGCTGGCTACGAGCCGCACCGACGATCCCCTCCCGCATCATCTGCGCGAGAACGGCATTCCTCACGTTCTCGTCCTACGGACCGACGGTAAGAGTCCATCGTCGATCGGCGACGACGAGACCGGTGGATACCTGGCGGTTCGACATCTCATCGATCTCGGCCACACCGATATCGCGATTCTACCGGCCCGCTCTTCACGTCGAGTGCCGTCGGCCGTCTAG
- a CDS encoding LacI family DNA-binding transcriptional regulator, with product MEPISQGGADASHQNRLSTERTDVVTLRDVAKAAGVSVSTVSRVLDDRVAPSRSATAVRCVRLPNNSAIDATPSRRICGEVQQRLSGCWCRDCPTQ from the coding sequence ATCGAACCGATCAGTCAAGGAGGTGCCGATGCGTCCCACCAGAACCGGCTCTCGACGGAACGGACAGACGTCGTCACGCTCCGCGACGTCGCCAAGGCCGCGGGCGTCAGCGTGTCGACGGTCAGTCGGGTGCTCGACGACCGCGTCGCTCCGTCCCGTTCGGCGACGGCAGTCCGGTGCGTGAGATTGCCGAACAACTCGGCTATCGACGCAACACCTTCGCGTCGAATTTGCGGCGAGGTGCAACAGCGACTATCGGGGTGCTGGTGCCGCGACTGTCCGACACAGTGA